In Bubalus kerabau isolate K-KA32 ecotype Philippines breed swamp buffalo chromosome 4, PCC_UOA_SB_1v2, whole genome shotgun sequence, one DNA window encodes the following:
- the LOC129649585 gene encoding uncharacterized protein LOC129649585, with protein MLNSGEVPTLNVGMKAKPPDLLNSTREKDQPPPPQPPVPPRPDSPPLAKPDRAEPAADTRNQPPRPRPRLTLTGCPSQSTPTCPRPPPILGRQLQTGALFGQWRQDEQEAAC; from the exons ATGCTTAATTCGGGGGAGGTTCCAACTTTGAATGTGGGAATGAAGGCCAAACCTCCCGACCTCCTGAACTCCACACGCGAAAAGGATCAG CCGCCGCCTCCTCAGCCGCCGGTGCCGCCGCGGCCGGACTCACCTCCCCTAGCAAAGCCGGATAGAGCGGAGCCAGCGGCGGACACGCGCAACCAGCCGccgaggccccgcccccgcctcacACTGACCGGCTGCCCTAGCCAATCCACGCCCACCTGTCCGCGTCCGCCTCCAATCCTGGGCCGGCAGCTTCAGACAGGCGCACTGTTCGGCCAGTGGCGACAAGAT gAGCAGGAAGCTGCGTGCTAA